One stretch of Aeromicrobium fastidiosum DNA includes these proteins:
- a CDS encoding amino acid ABC transporter ATP-binding protein, with translation MTDTSAPLVEVRGLEKSFGDNRVLQGVDFAADAGTTTVLIGPSGSGKTTILRSLNVLEVPDTGTVRIDDVEVDFAALPHRAKAARARTSRLRSQSGMVFQSHQLFPHKTVLENVIEGPVQVQRRPREDAVADARRLLDQVGLSEKADQHPFELSGGQQQRVGIARALALKPKVVLFDEPTSALDPELVGEVLDVIKDLATEGWTTVIVTHEIRFAEQVADQVLFLDGGVVVERGTSAQVIGDPAQERTRQFLKRILDPGGSGAARQ, from the coding sequence ATGACCGACACCTCCGCACCCCTCGTCGAGGTCAGGGGCCTCGAGAAGTCCTTCGGCGACAACCGCGTCCTGCAGGGTGTCGACTTCGCGGCCGACGCCGGCACGACGACCGTGCTGATCGGCCCGTCGGGCTCCGGCAAGACCACGATCCTGCGCTCGCTCAACGTGCTCGAGGTGCCGGACACCGGCACCGTCCGCATCGACGACGTCGAGGTCGACTTCGCCGCGCTGCCGCACCGCGCCAAGGCGGCCCGGGCGCGGACGTCCCGCCTGCGGTCCCAGAGCGGCATGGTCTTCCAGTCGCACCAGCTCTTCCCGCACAAGACCGTGCTCGAGAACGTCATCGAGGGTCCTGTCCAGGTGCAGCGGCGTCCTCGTGAGGACGCCGTCGCCGATGCACGCCGGCTGCTCGACCAGGTCGGCCTGTCGGAGAAGGCAGACCAGCACCCGTTCGAGCTGTCCGGCGGTCAGCAGCAGCGGGTCGGCATCGCCCGTGCGCTGGCCCTCAAGCCCAAGGTCGTGTTGTTCGACGAGCCGACGTCGGCGCTCGACCCGGAGCTCGTCGGCGAGGTGCTGGACGTCATCAAGGACCTCGCGACCGAGGGCTGGACGACGGTCATCGTGACGCACGAGATCCGCTTCGCCGAGCAGGTGGCCGACCAGGTGCTGTTCCTCGACGGCGGAGTCGTCGTCGAGCGCGGGACGAGCGCCCAGGTCATCGGCGATCCGGCGCAGGAGCGCACGCGGCAGTTCTTGAAGCGGATCCTCGACCCGGGCGGTTCCGGCGCTGCCCGTCAGTAG
- a CDS encoding ABC transporter substrate-binding protein/permease, with protein MRHVLRALALVLLSLTVVVVPGGAAHAAQDDRPVVRVGTEGTYPPFSFHDSATNDLTGFDIDVIKAVAKKAGWRLEFVETTFDAIFAALDADRIDVIANQVTDNPERAARYGLSDTYTYSRGVIVVKTGTKGITKLSDLKGKTTAQSLTTNYAKTARDAGAKVEGVEGFAQAAALVVQGRVDALLNDNLAALDYLNTTGSDEIEIVGTAGDEVNQQKLAFRKDDTALLQQANEALAALKADGTIAEISQKYFKIDVSVENSGEADLSGGRAVRSDADIVKDAAGPMLQKLVIATIPITVISFVLGLALAVAAALANISGSRVLHGIARGYISVIRGTPLLVQLFIVFYGLPEIGIDLGPWPAAVLALSLNVGGYAAEIVRSAILSVPKGQFEAASMIGMGYWQGLRRIVFPQAARTAVPPLSNTLISLLKDTSLLSVVLVTELFREAQNAASAAQVFFPLYLLAGLYYWVVCAALAAGQGRIETRLNRFVAR; from the coding sequence ATGCGGCACGTACTGAGGGCGCTCGCGCTCGTCCTGCTGTCGCTGACGGTCGTGGTCGTCCCGGGCGGTGCCGCGCACGCCGCGCAGGACGACCGCCCCGTCGTCCGGGTCGGCACCGAGGGCACGTATCCGCCGTTCTCGTTCCACGACTCCGCCACGAACGACCTCACCGGCTTCGACATCGACGTCATCAAGGCCGTCGCGAAGAAGGCCGGCTGGCGGCTCGAGTTCGTCGAGACGACGTTCGACGCGATCTTCGCGGCGCTCGACGCCGACCGCATCGACGTCATCGCCAACCAGGTGACCGACAACCCCGAGCGCGCCGCCCGCTACGGGTTGTCCGACACCTACACGTACTCGCGCGGCGTCATCGTGGTCAAGACCGGCACGAAGGGCATCACCAAGCTCTCCGACCTCAAGGGCAAGACGACGGCGCAGTCGCTGACCACCAACTACGCCAAGACCGCGCGCGATGCGGGCGCGAAGGTCGAGGGCGTCGAGGGGTTCGCACAGGCGGCCGCGCTCGTCGTGCAGGGCCGCGTCGACGCCCTCCTCAACGACAACCTCGCGGCCCTCGACTACCTCAACACGACGGGCTCGGACGAGATCGAGATCGTCGGCACCGCAGGCGATGAGGTCAACCAGCAGAAGCTGGCGTTCCGCAAGGACGACACGGCGCTGCTGCAGCAGGCCAACGAGGCACTCGCGGCGCTCAAGGCCGACGGGACGATCGCCGAGATCTCCCAGAAGTACTTCAAGATCGACGTCTCGGTCGAGAACTCCGGCGAGGCCGACCTGTCGGGTGGCCGGGCGGTGCGCAGCGACGCCGACATCGTCAAGGACGCCGCCGGGCCGATGCTGCAGAAGCTGGTGATCGCGACGATCCCGATCACGGTCATCAGCTTCGTGCTGGGTCTGGCACTGGCGGTCGCCGCCGCGCTGGCCAACATCTCCGGCAGTCGGGTGCTGCACGGCATCGCCCGCGGCTACATCTCCGTGATCCGCGGGACGCCGCTGCTGGTGCAGCTGTTCATCGTCTTCTACGGCCTGCCCGAGATCGGGATCGACCTCGGGCCGTGGCCTGCGGCGGTGCTGGCCCTGAGTCTCAACGTGGGTGGCTATGCCGCCGAGATCGTGAGATCGGCGATCCTGTCGGTGCCGAAGGGGCAGTTCGAGGCGGCGTCGATGATCGGGATGGGCTACTGGCAGGGGCTGCGCCGCATCGTGTTCCCGCAGGCCGCGCGCACCGCCGTCCCGCCCCTGTCCAACACCCTGATCTCGCTGCTCAAGGACACGTCGCTGCTGTCGGTCGTCCTCGTCACCGAGCTGTTCCGTGAGGCGCAGAACGCGGCGTCCGCGGCACAGGTGTTCTTCCCGCTGTACCTGCTCGCCGGCCTGTACTACTGGGTCGTGTGCGCGGCTCTGGCTGCCGGCCAGGGCAGGATCGAGACTCGACTGAACAGGTTCGTGGCCAGATGA
- a CDS encoding Ig-like domain repeat protein, protein MKITPLRRTGALVATLALAAGTLAATAVTASAAGTAGIVTGTVSQPGGGALARTSITFFAENGPGSADNVSRSFEVNEDGTFAAAVPAGSYVAQVYDNCQVFDDFATPITVAGGVEQAFNPQFTAAEATAPTALCARVQPKVAGLPQVGVPLTVSSGTYAQPVSSISYQWYSGSAAIAGASGTTYVPTADDVGSDIYVEVTVASSLPTKIFRASPTEAIVRRGDYVFRTGPKVNGLPVVGRTIAASPGALVPGASVSYQWFRNGAALPGKTARTYRVAKADYKKKITAVVTYKTLGYSTVARTVAPAFVPKNKGKISARTSVSKKTATIKVAVSPKASRKSQGKIIVLEDGKTLKRASIKAGTTTVKVTGLKKGKHKLTIVFDGKKNLAGTSKTVRIKK, encoded by the coding sequence ATGAAAATCACTCCTCTGCGCAGGACGGGGGCGCTCGTCGCCACCCTCGCCCTCGCTGCCGGCACCCTCGCCGCCACGGCCGTGACGGCCAGCGCCGCCGGCACGGCCGGTATCGTCACCGGCACCGTGAGCCAGCCCGGCGGTGGCGCCTTGGCTCGGACGTCCATCACGTTCTTCGCGGAGAACGGCCCGGGCTCGGCCGACAACGTCAGCCGCTCGTTCGAGGTCAACGAGGACGGTACGTTCGCCGCAGCCGTTCCGGCAGGCAGCTATGTCGCCCAGGTCTACGACAACTGCCAGGTCTTCGACGACTTCGCCACGCCGATCACCGTCGCCGGTGGCGTCGAGCAGGCCTTCAACCCTCAGTTCACCGCCGCCGAGGCCACGGCACCGACTGCTCTCTGCGCGCGAGTCCAGCCCAAGGTCGCCGGTCTGCCGCAGGTCGGCGTGCCGCTGACGGTCTCGTCCGGTACGTACGCCCAGCCCGTGTCGTCGATCTCGTACCAGTGGTACTCAGGATCCGCGGCCATCGCCGGTGCGTCGGGCACGACGTACGTGCCGACCGCCGACGACGTGGGCAGCGACATCTACGTCGAGGTGACGGTTGCCTCGTCCCTGCCGACCAAGATCTTCAGGGCATCGCCCACGGAGGCGATCGTCAGGCGTGGCGACTACGTCTTCAGGACCGGTCCCAAGGTCAACGGCCTGCCGGTCGTCGGTCGGACGATCGCGGCATCGCCGGGTGCTCTCGTGCCGGGTGCCTCGGTGAGCTACCAGTGGTTCCGCAACGGTGCCGCGCTGCCGGGCAAGACGGCTCGCACCTATCGCGTCGCCAAGGCCGACTACAAGAAGAAGATCACCGCGGTCGTCACCTACAAGACGCTCGGCTACTCCACGGTCGCCCGCACGGTCGCTCCCGCCTTCGTCCCGAAGAACAAGGGCAAGATCTCCGCGCGCACCAGCGTCAGCAAGAAGACGGCCACGATCAAGGTCGCGGTCTCGCCGAAGGCATCCAGGAAGTCGCAGGGCAAGATCATCGTCCTCGAGGACGGCAAGACCCTCAAGCGCGCCTCGATCAAGGCCGGCACGACCACGGTCAAGGTCACAGGCCTGAAGAAGGGCAAGCACAAGCTCACGATCGTCTTCGACGGCAAGAAGAACCTCGCCGGCACCTCCAAGACCGTGCGCATCAAGAAGTAG
- a CDS encoding enoyl-CoA hydratase-related protein codes for MSELVHLDVADDVATITLDSEHNRNALSRQLVSELSRRLDDAGDDDSARAVLVRSAGTVFCSGADLTEAAGGGMVEGAKALIALQRQIATLPKPVVVELAGAVRAGGLGIVGAADLVIAAESVTFALTEVRLALAPAVISVSLLPRFTARAAADLFLTGRTFDATEAAQHGLVTRAVPDAELQAEVARSLGDLVKGYPQGLRETKTLLNHDLVARIDALGDDLARLSGELFGSDQAREAMTAFLHRTK; via the coding sequence ATGTCTGAGCTTGTCCACCTCGACGTCGCCGACGACGTCGCCACCATCACCCTCGATAGCGAGCACAACCGCAACGCGCTGAGCCGGCAGCTCGTGAGCGAGCTGTCGCGACGACTGGACGACGCCGGAGACGACGACTCTGCTCGTGCGGTGCTCGTCCGATCGGCCGGCACGGTGTTCTGCTCCGGGGCCGACCTGACGGAGGCGGCCGGCGGCGGGATGGTCGAGGGCGCGAAGGCGCTCATCGCGCTGCAGCGCCAGATCGCGACCCTGCCCAAGCCCGTCGTGGTCGAGCTCGCGGGAGCCGTGCGGGCCGGCGGCCTCGGCATCGTCGGTGCCGCAGACCTCGTCATCGCCGCCGAGTCGGTGACCTTCGCCCTCACCGAGGTACGGCTCGCGCTGGCACCGGCGGTGATCTCGGTGAGCCTGCTGCCTCGGTTCACCGCGCGTGCTGCCGCCGACCTGTTCCTGACCGGACGGACGTTCGACGCGACCGAGGCCGCGCAGCACGGGCTGGTGACCCGCGCCGTGCCCGACGCGGAGCTGCAGGCCGAGGTGGCCCGTTCGCTCGGCGACCTGGTCAAGGGCTACCCGCAGGGCCTGCGCGAGACCAAGACCCTGCTGAACCACGACCTCGTGGCCCGCATCGACGCCCTCGGGGACGATCTGGCCCGTCTCTCGGGCGAGCTGTTCGGCAGCGACCAGGCGCGCGAGGCGATGACGGCGTTCCTGCACCGCACGAAGTAG
- a CDS encoding acyl-CoA dehydrogenase family protein, with protein MTIAFTESDERIALRRSVAALGNKYGRSYFEEAARTGKKTTELWAEAGRNGFLGVAIPEEYGGGGGDIGDLAAVCEELAAAGSPLLLMVVSPAIVGTIIAQFGSDEQKQALLPGLADGTSTFAFSITEPDAGSNSHNIITTAFREADGYRLTGTKTYISGVDEASAVLVVARSEDSRTGKLKPALFLVPTDSEGFTYQEIDMGISSPEKQFTLFFDDVRVPADALIGGEGAGIEQLFAGLNPERIMAASFALGTARLALAKASEYAKERKVWDAPIGAHQAIAHPLAQTHIEIEMARLMTQKAAALYAAGDVMRAAEAANMAKYAAGEAVCNAVDRAIQTHGGNGLANEYGLVQMLAGSRLSRIAPVSREMALNFVAQFSLGLPKSY; from the coding sequence ATGACCATCGCCTTCACCGAGTCCGACGAGCGCATCGCGCTGCGCAGGTCCGTCGCCGCCCTGGGCAACAAGTACGGGCGCAGCTACTTCGAGGAGGCGGCCCGCACCGGCAAGAAGACCACGGAGCTGTGGGCCGAGGCCGGACGCAACGGGTTCCTCGGCGTCGCGATCCCCGAGGAGTACGGCGGAGGCGGTGGCGACATCGGTGACCTCGCCGCGGTGTGCGAGGAGCTCGCCGCCGCGGGCAGCCCCCTGCTGCTGATGGTCGTGTCGCCCGCGATCGTCGGCACGATCATCGCCCAGTTCGGCAGCGACGAGCAGAAGCAGGCGCTGCTGCCCGGCCTGGCCGACGGGACGTCGACATTCGCGTTCTCCATCACCGAGCCCGATGCGGGATCGAACTCGCACAACATCATCACGACGGCGTTCCGCGAGGCGGACGGCTACCGGCTCACCGGCACCAAGACCTACATCTCGGGCGTCGACGAGGCCAGCGCCGTGCTGGTCGTGGCCCGCTCCGAGGACTCGCGCACCGGCAAGCTCAAGCCAGCGCTGTTCCTCGTCCCGACCGACTCCGAGGGGTTCACCTACCAGGAGATCGACATGGGCATCAGCTCGCCGGAGAAGCAGTTCACGCTGTTCTTCGACGACGTCCGGGTACCGGCCGACGCGCTGATCGGCGGCGAGGGTGCCGGCATCGAGCAGCTGTTCGCGGGCCTCAACCCCGAGCGCATCATGGCGGCGTCGTTCGCGCTCGGCACGGCCAGGCTCGCGCTCGCCAAGGCGTCCGAGTACGCCAAGGAGCGCAAGGTCTGGGACGCGCCCATCGGTGCCCACCAGGCCATCGCGCACCCCCTCGCGCAGACCCACATCGAGATCGAGATGGCCCGGCTCATGACGCAGAAGGCCGCTGCGCTCTACGCCGCGGGTGACGTCATGCGGGCCGCGGAGGCCGCCAACATGGCCAAGTACGCCGCGGGCGAGGCGGTCTGCAACGCGGTCGACCGCGCCATCCAGACCCACGGTGGCAATGGGCTGGCCAACGAGTACGGTCTGGTGCAGATGCTGGCCGGGTCGCGCCTGTCGCGCATCGCGCCGGTCAGCCGCGAGATGGCACTCAACTTCGTGGCCCAGTTCAGCCTCGGCCTGCCGAAGTCCTACTAG
- a CDS encoding ATP-binding protein, producing the protein MIRSVLVANRGEIARRVFRTCRELGISTVAVFSDADAGAPYVAEADVAVRLPGNAPGDTYLRGDLVIAAALKAGADAVHPGYGFLSENAQFARDVEAAGLTWIGPTPSAIDSMGDKIRAKELMLDAGVPQLGRLEPEVVTAADLPVLLKASAGGGGRGMRVVRDLDELSSTIEQASAEAASAFGDATVFVEHYLESARHVEVQVMADMHGTTWVVGDRDCSIQRRHQKVVEEAPAPGLSDATRATLHDAARAAAQAVDYVGAGTVEFMVAGTGPDDQKVFFLEMNTRLQVEHPVTEEVFGLDLVALQIAVAEGHPLVGEPPAPSGHAVEVRLYAEDPADDWQPQTGTLRTFDVPAGPGVRVDSGVETGSVVGIHYDAMIAKVVAHGTDRTTAVRRLGDALRRARVHGVTTNLDFLRAILADDDFRAARLRTTLLDDRLEAWTAPAIDELPMHRCVWAAALAEASAAASTATVLSRIPPAYRNVPFAPRVRTYAVSPDVHVGVMYESRGGRLALVTGVPVAVVESGPSRVVLDVDGVRETYDVSIGTASVDVDGPHGSIDLVPVPVFVDPADVVAEGSLLAPMPAAVVSVAVVDGQQVSRGDVVVVLEAMKMQHTITAPTDGVVTGLSVTEGSQVESGAVLAVIADPSDPTGEPS; encoded by the coding sequence GTGATCCGCTCTGTTCTCGTGGCCAACCGGGGGGAGATCGCGCGGCGGGTGTTCCGGACGTGCCGGGAGCTCGGCATCTCCACCGTCGCCGTGTTCTCCGACGCCGATGCCGGTGCGCCGTACGTCGCTGAGGCCGATGTCGCGGTGCGGCTGCCGGGCAACGCGCCCGGCGACACGTACCTGCGGGGCGATCTCGTGATCGCGGCGGCGCTCAAGGCCGGGGCGGACGCCGTGCACCCCGGCTACGGCTTCCTGTCGGAGAACGCCCAATTCGCCCGCGACGTCGAGGCGGCTGGGCTGACCTGGATCGGTCCGACGCCGTCGGCCATCGACTCGATGGGCGACAAGATCCGTGCGAAGGAGCTCATGCTCGACGCGGGCGTGCCGCAGCTGGGACGGCTCGAGCCCGAGGTCGTGACGGCCGCCGACCTGCCCGTCCTCCTGAAGGCGTCGGCGGGCGGCGGTGGTCGCGGCATGCGTGTCGTCCGCGACCTCGACGAGCTGTCGTCGACGATCGAGCAGGCGTCCGCGGAGGCGGCGTCGGCATTCGGCGACGCCACGGTGTTCGTGGAGCACTACCTCGAGTCCGCACGCCACGTCGAGGTGCAGGTCATGGCCGACATGCACGGGACGACGTGGGTCGTGGGCGACCGCGACTGCTCGATCCAGCGCCGGCACCAGAAGGTCGTCGAGGAGGCGCCTGCCCCGGGCCTGTCCGACGCGACACGCGCGACCCTGCACGACGCGGCCCGCGCGGCTGCGCAGGCCGTCGACTACGTCGGTGCCGGCACGGTCGAGTTCATGGTCGCCGGGACCGGGCCGGACGACCAGAAGGTGTTCTTCCTGGAGATGAACACCCGCCTTCAGGTCGAGCACCCGGTCACCGAGGAGGTCTTCGGCCTCGATCTCGTCGCGCTGCAGATCGCGGTGGCAGAGGGGCACCCTCTGGTCGGCGAGCCTCCCGCCCCGTCCGGACACGCCGTCGAGGTGCGCCTCTATGCCGAGGACCCCGCGGACGACTGGCAGCCGCAGACCGGCACGCTGCGGACGTTCGACGTCCCCGCAGGGCCGGGTGTGCGCGTCGACTCCGGGGTCGAGACGGGCTCGGTCGTGGGCATCCACTACGACGCGATGATCGCCAAGGTCGTGGCCCACGGGACCGACCGGACGACCGCGGTCCGCCGCCTCGGCGACGCCCTCCGTCGCGCACGGGTGCACGGAGTGACGACCAACCTCGACTTCCTCCGGGCGATCCTCGCCGACGACGACTTCAGGGCGGCGCGGTTGCGCACGACGCTGCTCGACGACCGCCTGGAGGCCTGGACGGCACCGGCGATCGACGAGCTGCCGATGCACCGGTGCGTGTGGGCGGCAGCGCTCGCCGAGGCGTCCGCCGCGGCGTCGACCGCGACGGTGCTGAGCCGCATCCCCCCGGCCTACCGCAACGTGCCGTTCGCGCCGCGAGTCCGCACCTACGCCGTCTCTCCCGACGTGCACGTCGGGGTCATGTACGAGAGTCGGGGCGGACGTCTGGCGCTCGTGACGGGTGTGCCGGTCGCGGTCGTGGAGTCCGGCCCCAGCCGCGTCGTCCTCGACGTCGACGGCGTCAGGGAGACCTACGACGTCTCGATCGGCACCGCATCCGTCGACGTGGACGGGCCGCACGGCTCGATCGACCTCGTGCCGGTGCCGGTCTTCGTCGATCCGGCCGACGTGGTCGCCGAGGGATCGCTGCTGGCACCCATGCCGGCCGCGGTCGTCAGCGTCGCCGTGGTCGACGGGCAGCAGGTCAGCCGGGGCGACGTCGTCGTCGTGCTGGAGGCCATGAAGATGCAGCACACCATCACGGCACCGACCGACGGTGTCGTCACCGGGCTGTCGGTCACGGAGGGCTCACAGGTCGAGTCCGGAGCCGTGCTGGCCGTCATCGCAGATCCGTCCGATCCCACAGGAGAACCGTCATGA
- a CDS encoding acyl-CoA carboxylase subunit beta: MRTTVDTTSETYRANRERMLERVADLAAQHLLAVDAGGERNIERHHRRGKLTARERIELLIDADAPFLELSPLAAWGTDFAVGASVVTGIGVVEGVEVLVVANDPTVKGGSTNPSTLRKVQRAAQIAEECGLPTVNLVESGGADLPTQKDIFIPGGRSFRNITRASADRRPTVALVFGNSTAGGAYVPGMSDYVVMVKEGAKVFLGGPPLVKMATGEESDDESLGGAEMHARQSGLADYLAVDERDAIRIGRSIVKNLNWRKGGVTPEPTYAEPVHDPEELLGIVPTDLKIPFDPREVIWRIVDGTPDGSAPFDEFKPLYGTSLVTGYARLHGHPIGILANAQGVLFSEEAQKAAQFIQLANQIDTPLLFLHNTTGYMVGAEYEQGGIIKHGAQMINAVSNSTVPHLSVVMGASYGAGHYGMSGRAYDPRFMFSWPNAKSAVMGPAQLAGVISIVARGAAEAKGQPYDEEGDVAMRAYIEEQIEKESLAYFTSGMLYDDGVIDPRDTRTILGICLSAINTRPVEGTDGYGVFRL; this comes from the coding sequence ATGAGGACGACGGTCGACACCACCTCGGAGACGTACCGCGCCAATCGCGAGCGGATGCTCGAGCGCGTCGCCGACCTCGCCGCGCAGCACCTCCTGGCGGTCGACGCCGGTGGCGAGCGCAACATCGAGCGCCACCACCGACGGGGCAAGCTGACGGCACGCGAGCGCATCGAGCTGCTGATCGACGCCGACGCGCCGTTCCTCGAGCTGTCGCCGCTGGCGGCCTGGGGCACCGATTTCGCGGTGGGTGCCTCGGTCGTGACCGGCATCGGCGTCGTCGAGGGCGTCGAGGTGCTGGTCGTCGCCAACGACCCCACCGTCAAGGGCGGCTCGACCAACCCCAGCACGCTGCGCAAGGTGCAGCGGGCGGCCCAGATCGCCGAGGAATGCGGTCTGCCGACGGTCAACCTGGTCGAGTCGGGAGGTGCCGACCTGCCGACGCAGAAGGACATCTTCATCCCCGGCGGCCGCTCGTTCCGCAACATCACCCGCGCCAGCGCCGACCGGCGTCCCACCGTGGCCCTGGTGTTCGGCAACTCGACGGCCGGCGGGGCGTACGTGCCGGGCATGAGCGACTACGTCGTGATGGTCAAGGAGGGTGCCAAGGTCTTCCTCGGCGGCCCGCCGCTGGTCAAGATGGCGACGGGCGAGGAGTCCGACGACGAGTCGCTCGGCGGTGCGGAGATGCACGCCCGCCAGTCGGGCCTGGCCGACTACCTCGCGGTCGACGAGCGCGACGCGATCCGCATCGGCCGCTCGATCGTCAAGAACCTCAACTGGCGCAAGGGCGGCGTCACGCCGGAGCCGACGTACGCCGAGCCGGTGCACGACCCGGAGGAGCTGCTCGGGATCGTCCCGACCGATCTCAAGATCCCGTTCGACCCGCGCGAGGTCATCTGGCGCATCGTCGACGGGACCCCGGACGGTTCAGCGCCGTTCGACGAGTTCAAGCCGCTCTACGGGACGTCGCTGGTCACGGGTTACGCGCGCCTGCACGGCCACCCCATCGGCATCCTCGCCAACGCCCAGGGTGTCCTGTTCAGCGAGGAGGCCCAGAAGGCCGCGCAGTTCATCCAGCTGGCCAACCAGATCGACACGCCACTGCTGTTCCTGCACAACACGACGGGCTACATGGTCGGTGCGGAGTACGAGCAGGGCGGCATCATCAAGCACGGCGCGCAGATGATCAACGCGGTCAGCAACTCGACCGTCCCGCACCTGTCGGTCGTGATGGGCGCGTCGTACGGTGCCGGTCACTACGGGATGAGCGGGCGCGCCTACGACCCGCGCTTCATGTTCAGCTGGCCCAACGCCAAGTCGGCCGTCATGGGCCCCGCGCAGCTCGCCGGCGTCATCTCGATCGTCGCCCGCGGTGCCGCCGAGGCCAAGGGGCAGCCGTACGACGAGGAGGGTGACGTCGCGATGCGCGCCTACATCGAGGAGCAGATCGAGAAGGAGTCGTTGGCCTACTTCACGTCGGGGATGCTCTACGACGACGGCGTCATCGACCCCCGCGACACGAGGACCATCCTCGGCATCTGCCTGAGCGCGATCAACACCAGACCCGTCGAGGGCACCGATGGATACGGAGTGTTCCGCCTATGA
- a CDS encoding acyl-CoA dehydrogenase family protein, whose translation MSTWNTTERLALREMVTSFTEKEIAPHLPAWEDAGQLPRELHRKAADVGLLGIGFAEEIGGSGGDIVDATIMTEAVMAGGGSTGLLASLFTHGIAIPHIVDGGDKNADLIDRYVRPTLAGEKIGSLGITEPGGGSDVSGLTTRAVRDGDEYVVNGAKTFITSGVRADFVTTAVRTGGAGFGGISLLVIDKGLPGFTVSKPLRKMGWHCSDTAELTFDDVRVPAANIVGDVDGGFGLIVNQFVNERLSLATQAYATAQRSLDLAIAYSKQRETFGKPLATRQVIRHKLVEMHSRTAAARALTREAVEQAAAGQSPLLEAVVAKNVSVAACEWVVSEAVQIFGGMGYMRESEVERHYRDARILGIGGGATEVMTDLAAKLMGL comes from the coding sequence GTGAGCACCTGGAACACGACCGAGCGTCTGGCCCTGCGCGAGATGGTCACCTCGTTCACCGAGAAGGAGATCGCCCCACACCTCCCGGCCTGGGAGGACGCCGGGCAGCTGCCGCGCGAGCTGCACCGGAAGGCCGCGGACGTCGGGCTGCTCGGCATCGGGTTCGCCGAGGAGATCGGCGGATCGGGCGGCGACATCGTCGACGCGACGATCATGACCGAGGCCGTCATGGCCGGCGGCGGCTCCACCGGCCTGCTCGCGAGCCTGTTCACGCACGGCATCGCGATCCCGCACATCGTCGACGGCGGAGACAAGAACGCCGACCTGATCGACCGCTACGTGCGCCCCACGCTGGCCGGCGAGAAGATCGGCTCGCTCGGCATCACCGAGCCCGGTGGCGGCTCGGACGTCTCGGGGCTCACGACCCGGGCCGTCCGCGATGGCGACGAGTACGTCGTCAACGGCGCCAAGACCTTCATCACGTCGGGGGTCCGCGCCGACTTCGTGACGACGGCGGTGCGCACGGGCGGCGCGGGCTTCGGCGGCATCAGCCTGCTGGTCATCGACAAGGGCCTGCCCGGGTTCACGGTCTCGAAGCCGTTGCGCAAGATGGGCTGGCACTGCTCCGACACCGCGGAGCTGACGTTCGACGACGTGCGGGTTCCGGCCGCGAACATCGTCGGCGACGTCGACGGCGGCTTCGGCCTCATCGTCAACCAGTTCGTCAACGAGCGCCTGAGCCTCGCGACCCAGGCCTATGCCACGGCCCAGCGCTCCCTCGACCTCGCGATCGCCTACTCGAAGCAGCGCGAGACGTTCGGCAAGCCGCTGGCCACGCGCCAGGTCATCCGCCACAAGCTCGTCGAGATGCACAGCCGCACCGCCGCCGCCCGGGCCCTGACCCGCGAGGCGGTCGAGCAGGCTGCCGCCGGTCAGAGCCCGTTGCTCGAGGCGGTCGTGGCCAAGAACGTCTCGGTCGCGGCCTGCGAGTGGGTCGTGTCCGAGGCCGTCCAGATCTTCGGCGGCATGGGCTACATGCGCGAGTCGGAGGTCGAGCGGCACTACCGCGACGCCCGCATCCTCGGCATCGGCGGCGGTGCCACCGAGGTCATGACCGATCTGGCCGCCAAGCTGATGGGACTGTGA